The DNA sequence CCGCCTTCGATCTCCACCAGGTCGATGGCACGGGCCGCCGCGACGATGTGGTTGAAGCGCACGACGGTGGCGCTGGAGCGGTCCTTCATCGACGAGCCCTTGGCGCCGGGGACGAGCTGGCCGATGTAGTTGCCCTCGTAGAGCGCGCGGGCGGTCTGCACATAGAGGTTGTGCTCGAACCAGCTGCCGACGTTGCCGTTGTCCCAGATGCGGTTGTGGCGGATGAAGACGTTGCGGCTGGCCTCGTCCTCGGACTTGCTGTTGACGAAGATGCCGTTGCCGTTGCGGGTGATCTCGCAGTTCTCGACCGCCAGGTCTTCCACGACGATGGCGTAGATGCCCGCCGCGCCGCCGGAGAAGGTGCCGGTGCTGCCGTCCTGCGCGGTGTAGCGGTGGTCCTTGTGGGCGCCGGTGATCTTGAGATTCTCGATGCGGATGTGTTTCGGCCGGCTGCCCCAGGCCTGGTCGCGCGACTTGTAGATGAAGATCAGGCCGAGGGATTCGCTGTACTGCTTGCTGAAGAAGCCCGCGGCGGCGGCGTCGCGGGCGGTGACGGCGTTCTGGCCGCTGAGGACCGGGCGGTTGCACTTCGCGTCGGTCACGCCGTGAATCACCACGGGCGCGTCGGCCGTGCCCTGGGCGCGGAGGCCGATCTTGGTGCGGTAGGGCTCGGTGCGGTGGTAGATGTTGACCACGTCCCCGGCACGCAGCGACAGCCACGGCACGTCGGTCAGTTCGGTGAGGGTCTGGCCCGGCCCGACGTGGTAGGTGGTCCCGGAGCCGGTCAGCGGCTTCGAGCAGCCATCGGCGCTGACCGGCTCGCGCGGTGCGGGGGGCCAGGCGGTGTCGGCAGCGGGCGGCGGGGCGTCGCCAGGCTTGCCGGGGCTGGCCGCGGTGTCGGGCGCCGGGGCCGCCAGATCCCCGAGGAACTGGCCGGATTCGCTGCTCGGGCCACCGGTGGTCTGCACGCCGCTGTTCGACGAGGGAACGATCACGCGCTGGGCGTGGCCCGGCAGTGTCAGCAGCGACAGGCTGGCGGACAAGCCCAGTGCAAGCACCCGGGGCAGGGCGTTCGGGCGGAAAGAGGTCGGACGGCTTGGGGACATGGGTGTGGACTCCTGGGCAGGCGGCGCTGCCGAACGGTGGCAGTCTCTCAAACGGAAGGTGGCTGCGCTAGCATGCGCGCCATTCCAGACAGCCCGATTCTCGCCATGAGACTGATGCACATTGTTGATTCGCTTGAATTCGGAGGCCTCGAACGGGTGACCACCGACCTGGCGATCGAGCAGAAACGCCGAGGCGACACGGTCTGCGTGTTCAGCCTGCTGCACACCGAGGGCCTGAAGCCCGAACTCGAGGCCGCCGGCATCGAGGTGATCGTCGGCGGCAAGCGCGACGGGCTGGACCTGCCACTGATCGGCCGCCTGCGCCGCGCGATTGCCGAGCGCGGCATCGAGGTGGTCCATGCCCACAACTTCGTGCCGAACTACCACGCCGCCGCCGCGCTCTGGGGCCGCTGGCGCCGCCCGACGCTGGTCTGCAGCCTGCACGACATGGGCTTCCGGCTCGACCGCGAGCCGCGGCTCAAGCGCTTCTTCACCTGGGCGATCGGCCGCACGCAGGGCTATGCGATGGTCGGCTCGCAGGTCCACGGCCGCTACGTCGGCAGCGGCATGGTGGCCGCCGAGCGGGCGACGACCGTGCTCAACGGCATCCCGGTCGACCGCTTCCGCTGGACGTCCGAGCGCCGCCGGATCGCGCGCGAACGCCTGGGCGTGCCGCAGGACGCGCTGCTGATCGGCGCGGTCGGGCGGCAGGTGGCGCTGAAGAACCACGCGCTGCTGATCGCGCTGATGCCGGCGTTGCTGGCGCGGCATCCTTCGCTGCGGCTGGCACTGGTCGGCAGCGGGCCGCTCGAAGCCGATCTGCGTGCACAGGCCGAAGCGGCTGGCGTCGGCGACCGCGTGATCCTGACCGGCCAGCGCCGCGACGTCGCCGACCTGACCCCCGGCTTCGACATCTTCGCGATGCCCTCGCTGACGGAAGGCCTGTCGATCGCGCTGCTGGAGGCCTGCGCGACGCGGCTGGCCATCGTCGCGACGGCGGTGGGCGGCAATCCGGAGCTGGTGCGCGACGGCGAGAGCGGCCTGCTCGTGCCGCCCGGCGAAGGCCCGCCGCTGCTGCAGGCGCTCGACCGGCTGCTGGCCGATGCGCCGATGCGCGAGCGGCTGGGCCAGAACGCCTGCGACTGGGTGCGGCAGCATGGCTCGCTCGACACCCTGTACACGTCGTTCCGGACGTTCTACGAAACGGCGCAGCGGCGCTGACCTGGATGATCTGGATCAAAT is a window from the Sphaerotilus montanus genome containing:
- a CDS encoding right-handed parallel beta-helix repeat-containing protein; translated protein: MSPSRPTSFRPNALPRVLALGLSASLSLLTLPGHAQRVIVPSSNSGVQTTGGPSSESGQFLGDLAAPAPDTAASPGKPGDAPPPAADTAWPPAPREPVSADGCSKPLTGSGTTYHVGPGQTLTELTDVPWLSLRAGDVVNIYHRTEPYRTKIGLRAQGTADAPVVIHGVTDAKCNRPVLSGQNAVTARDAAAAGFFSKQYSESLGLIFIYKSRDQAWGSRPKHIRIENLKITGAHKDHRYTAQDGSTGTFSGGAAGIYAIVVEDLAVENCEITRNGNGIFVNSKSEDEASRNVFIRHNRIWDNGNVGSWFEHNLYVQTARALYEGNYIGQLVPGAKGSSMKDRSSATVVRFNHIVAAARAIDLVEIEGGVKQILKDPLYPQAWVYGNLIVNDFRNPGHASVKLIHWGGDNDERYFRQGTLHFYNNTVLHNSTQAQAWYMALFDMPTAQQKVDARSNLFINQGTTQMRIGHEAGTIEFNGSNWISRDWAEAAPTSSVKVAVKGKLPSQPAAGLGPDLRPRPGAAGTDLADSPADLPPVGYQFAEPAGIVKRPVAGRGPDLGAFELK
- a CDS encoding glycosyltransferase, translated to MHIVDSLEFGGLERVTTDLAIEQKRRGDTVCVFSLLHTEGLKPELEAAGIEVIVGGKRDGLDLPLIGRLRRAIAERGIEVVHAHNFVPNYHAAAALWGRWRRPTLVCSLHDMGFRLDREPRLKRFFTWAIGRTQGYAMVGSQVHGRYVGSGMVAAERATTVLNGIPVDRFRWTSERRRIARERLGVPQDALLIGAVGRQVALKNHALLIALMPALLARHPSLRLALVGSGPLEADLRAQAEAAGVGDRVILTGQRRDVADLTPGFDIFAMPSLTEGLSIALLEACATRLAIVATAVGGNPELVRDGESGLLVPPGEGPPLLQALDRLLADAPMRERLGQNACDWVRQHGSLDTLYTSFRTFYETAQRR